A single window of Cytobacillus dafuensis DNA harbors:
- a CDS encoding bifunctional folylpolyglutamate synthase/dihydrofolate synthase: MFTTYEEAVSWIHSRLRLGVKPGLKRMEWMMEKLDHPERRIKSIHIGGTNGKGSTVTYLRSILQEAGYVVGTFTSPYFEQFNERISLNGMPISDEEIVRLANDIYPLSLELEESEFGGPTEFEIITAMALQYFGRVNPVDIALFEVGLGGRFDSTNIILPILSIITSIGLDHTGILGETHTDIAFEKAGIIKPGVSIVTAVKQGDALQIIKNIAIEKKATMYSLGSQFLINEHVSRDTGEGFTQQTPFRKWENLEISMFGKHQTENASLSVMAIEILNKYYSFLIEDEHVYSGLKKAYWPGRFEVVSNTPLVIIDGAHNEEGIEALVSELEKRYPDNKKNIIFTALSDKKLDNMINKLDAIADKITFVEFNYPRAARAENLFDLSRNKNKQYNKNWAMTLEENIRTVKADEVLIVTGSLYFLSEVKPYISKYLEK, encoded by the coding sequence GTGTTTACTACATATGAAGAGGCTGTTTCATGGATTCACTCAAGGTTAAGGCTTGGAGTAAAACCAGGACTTAAAAGAATGGAATGGATGATGGAAAAGCTAGATCATCCAGAAAGAAGGATTAAATCTATTCATATTGGTGGTACAAATGGGAAGGGCTCAACAGTTACATATCTACGCTCGATTCTTCAGGAGGCTGGTTATGTAGTGGGGACGTTCACATCCCCATATTTTGAACAGTTTAATGAAAGAATATCCTTAAATGGAATGCCAATTAGCGACGAGGAGATTGTTCGATTAGCTAACGACATCTACCCACTATCTTTAGAATTGGAAGAAAGCGAATTCGGAGGACCGACCGAATTTGAAATTATTACGGCAATGGCTCTTCAATATTTTGGGCGCGTGAACCCTGTTGACATTGCCCTTTTTGAAGTGGGACTTGGCGGCAGATTTGATTCAACGAATATTATATTACCGATATTATCTATCATTACTAGCATTGGCCTAGACCATACAGGCATCTTAGGAGAAACCCATACTGACATTGCTTTTGAAAAAGCGGGGATCATTAAGCCGGGTGTTAGTATCGTTACAGCTGTTAAACAAGGGGATGCACTACAAATTATAAAAAATATAGCAATTGAAAAGAAAGCGACTATGTATTCCCTTGGCAGCCAATTCTTGATTAATGAACATGTATCAAGAGATACGGGTGAGGGATTTACGCAGCAAACCCCTTTTAGGAAATGGGAGAATCTCGAAATTTCAATGTTTGGAAAGCATCAGACTGAAAATGCATCATTATCCGTTATGGCTATTGAGATTTTAAACAAGTACTATTCTTTTTTAATAGAGGACGAGCATGTATATTCAGGTCTTAAAAAGGCATATTGGCCTGGCAGATTTGAAGTCGTGTCAAATACCCCTTTAGTCATAATTGATGGTGCCCATAATGAGGAAGGAATAGAGGCATTAGTCAGTGAGCTTGAAAAACGCTATCCTGATAATAAAAAGAACATTATTTTTACAGCTTTATCGGACAAAAAATTAGATAATATGATCAATAAATTAGATGCTATAGCTGATAAAATAACTTTTGTTGAATTTAATTATCCGAGAGCAGCACGAGCTGAGAATCTATTTGATCTGAGTAGGAATAAAAATAAGCAATATAATAAAAATTGGGCAATGACACTTGAAGAAAACATTCGTACCGTAAAGGCTGATGAAGTTCTAATCGTGACTGGATCCCTATACTTTTTATCTGAAGTTAAACCTTATATATCGAAATATTTAGAAAAATGA
- a CDS encoding valine--tRNA ligase, with protein sequence METKEITMPTKYDPQSIEQGRYEWWLKGKFFEAKDDQNKQPYTIVIPPPNVTGRLHLGHAWDTTLQDILTRMKRMQGYDVLWLPGMDHAGIATQAKVEEKLRSEGKSRYDLGREKFVEETWKWKEEYASHIREQWSKIGLGLDYSRERFTLDEGLSKAVREVFVSLYKKGLIYRGEYIINWDPSTKTALSDIEVIHKDVQGAFYHMKYPLTDGSGHIEIATTRPETMLGDTAVAVHPEDDRYKHLIGKTVTLPIVGREIPIVGDDYVDMEFGSGAVKITPAHDPNDFEIGNRHNLERVLVMNEDGTMNNKADKYTGLDRFECRKQIVKDLQDQGILFKIEEHMHSVGHSERSGAVVEPYLSTQWFVKMQPLADKAIELQSKEEKVNFVPERFENTYMRWMENIRDWCISRQLWWGHRIPAWYHKETGEVYVAHEAPEDIENWEQDKDVLDTWFSSALWPFSTMGWPDTESADFKRYYPTDCLVTGYDIIFFWVSRMIFQGLEFTDQRPFKDVLIHGLVRDAEGRKMSKSLGNGVDPMDVVDKYGADSLRYFLSTGSSPGHDLRFSIDKVEATWNFANKIWNASRFALMNMDGLTFEEIDLTGEKSVADKWILTRLNETIETVTRLSDRYEFGEVGRVLYNFIWDDFCDWYIEMAKLPLYGDDEAAKKTTRSILAYVLDNTMRLLHPFMPFITEEIWQNLPHSGESITIAEWPKAQAEFTDQQASNEMKLLVEIIRSVRNSRAEVNTPMSKKIKMILKAKDQDVLSTLEKNLKFIERFCNPEELTAALDPETPEKAMTSIVTGVEIILPLEGLINIEEEVARLQKEWEKLNNEVERVQKKLSNEGFIKKAPEKVIEEEKEKEKDYSEKRAAVEARIKELKGE encoded by the coding sequence ATGGAAACGAAGGAAATAACAATGCCTACAAAGTATGATCCACAATCAATTGAACAAGGACGTTATGAATGGTGGCTAAAGGGTAAGTTTTTTGAGGCGAAGGATGATCAGAATAAACAGCCTTATACAATCGTTATCCCACCGCCGAATGTTACGGGAAGGCTTCATCTTGGTCATGCATGGGATACAACCCTACAGGATATTTTAACGCGTATGAAGCGTATGCAAGGCTATGATGTACTATGGCTGCCAGGAATGGACCATGCTGGAATTGCTACCCAAGCAAAGGTAGAGGAAAAGCTCCGCAGTGAAGGAAAATCGCGCTATGATTTAGGCCGTGAGAAATTTGTTGAGGAAACTTGGAAATGGAAAGAGGAATATGCAAGTCATATTCGTGAGCAATGGTCTAAGATTGGACTTGGTCTTGATTATAGCCGTGAGCGCTTTACGCTAGATGAAGGATTATCAAAAGCTGTTCGCGAAGTATTTGTTTCTCTTTACAAGAAGGGTCTAATTTACCGAGGCGAATATATTATTAACTGGGATCCGTCTACGAAGACAGCTCTTTCTGATATTGAGGTTATTCATAAAGATGTACAGGGTGCATTTTATCATATGAAATATCCTCTTACAGATGGCTCCGGACATATTGAAATTGCAACAACTCGCCCAGAAACAATGCTTGGAGATACTGCTGTAGCTGTTCATCCGGAAGATGACCGCTATAAGCACTTAATTGGAAAAACAGTTACTCTTCCAATTGTGGGCCGCGAGATTCCAATTGTCGGCGATGATTATGTTGATATGGAATTCGGTTCAGGTGCGGTAAAAATTACGCCAGCACATGACCCAAATGACTTTGAAATTGGTAATCGTCATAATCTTGAACGTGTTCTTGTCATGAACGAAGACGGTACCATGAATAATAAAGCTGATAAATACACTGGATTAGATCGCTTCGAATGCCGTAAGCAAATCGTTAAGGATTTACAAGATCAAGGTATTTTATTCAAAATTGAAGAGCATATGCATTCAGTTGGACATTCTGAGAGAAGCGGAGCAGTGGTAGAGCCGTATCTTTCAACACAATGGTTCGTTAAAATGCAGCCGCTTGCTGATAAAGCGATTGAGCTCCAATCAAAAGAAGAAAAAGTAAACTTTGTTCCAGAACGATTTGAAAATACTTACATGCGTTGGATGGAAAATATTCGTGATTGGTGTATTTCACGCCAGCTTTGGTGGGGACATCGTATTCCAGCTTGGTATCATAAAGAGACTGGAGAGGTATATGTAGCTCATGAAGCACCAGAAGATATCGAGAACTGGGAACAGGACAAAGACGTTTTAGATACATGGTTTAGTTCTGCGTTATGGCCGTTCTCAACAATGGGCTGGCCAGATACTGAATCTGCGGACTTTAAACGATATTACCCAACAGATTGCCTCGTAACAGGCTATGATATCATTTTCTTCTGGGTATCTCGTATGATTTTCCAAGGTTTAGAATTTACGGATCAAAGACCATTTAAAGATGTTTTAATTCACGGTCTTGTTCGTGATGCTGAGGGCAGAAAGATGAGTAAATCCCTTGGCAACGGTGTTGATCCAATGGATGTAGTAGATAAGTACGGTGCAGACTCACTGCGCTACTTCCTATCAACAGGAAGCTCACCAGGGCATGACTTGCGTTTTAGCATCGACAAAGTGGAGGCAACATGGAACTTTGCGAACAAAATTTGGAATGCTTCTCGTTTCGCATTAATGAATATGGATGGATTAACATTCGAAGAGATCGACTTAACAGGCGAAAAATCTGTTGCGGATAAATGGATCTTAACTCGTTTAAATGAAACCATTGAAACAGTTACAAGATTATCCGACCGATACGAATTCGGAGAAGTTGGCCGTGTACTATATAATTTTATTTGGGATGATTTCTGTGATTGGTATATCGAAATGGCGAAGCTTCCATTATATGGAGATGATGAAGCGGCTAAGAAAACAACCCGTTCAATTCTGGCTTACGTATTAGACAATACGATGCGATTATTGCATCCATTCATGCCATTTATTACAGAGGAGATTTGGCAAAACCTTCCTCATTCTGGCGAGTCTATTACCATTGCCGAATGGCCGAAAGCTCAAGCAGAATTTACTGATCAGCAAGCCTCCAATGAGATGAAGCTCTTAGTTGAAATCATTCGCTCAGTACGTAATAGCCGAGCAGAAGTAAATACTCCGATGAGCAAGAAAATAAAGATGATCTTGAAGGCAAAAGATCAGGATGTTTTATCAACATTAGAGAAAAACCTTAAGTTTATTGAACGCTTCTGTAACCCAGAAGAATTAACGGCTGCGCTGGATCCGGAAACACCTGAAAAAGCAATGACATCCATTGTTACAGGTGTGGAGATCATCCTTCCATTAGAAGGGCTCATCAATATAGAAGAAGAGGTTGCCCGTCTGCAGAAGGAATGGGAAAAGCTTAATAATGAAGTTGAACGGGTTCAAAAGAAGCTGAGCAATGAAGGCTTTATTAAGAAAGCTCCTGAAAAAGTGATTGAGGAAGAGAAGGAAAAAGAAAAAGATTACAGCGAGAAGAGAGCGGCTGTTGAAGCTCGGATTAAAGAATTAAAAGGTGAATAA
- the ysxE gene encoding spore coat protein YsxE, whose translation MYEKNRLNRVYPILKQYALEPHFVEEYGLVQKIYTNKGIFAMKKINPKHGGDFIRHVQDLYQKGYNRIVPIFPTVDGRYAVLHENEMYYLMPWLANEEKENRYERHHQLFRELARLHSLSSKEITIKKEERTEHYEKTLQEWEKELEFLEGFLETCEQREYMSPFELSYILSYHDIYQALNFSIKKLKDWYEKTKDSEKARIVTVHGKISTEHFLYNEKGYGYFSNFERAKQGSPIHDILPFLSRTLKSYPKRSEECIEWIYTYLKFSPFKEDEFLLFQSYFAHPGAVMRSAERYFKNRYGNGERKSTLHFQKQYWLLKNTEYVLMRMEEIERQKAEAKAAAQPKEEVQPKEEAQN comes from the coding sequence ATGTATGAAAAGAATCGATTAAATAGGGTATATCCGATTTTAAAACAATATGCCCTTGAACCACATTTTGTTGAAGAATATGGCTTAGTTCAAAAAATCTATACAAATAAAGGTATATTTGCCATGAAAAAAATCAACCCCAAGCATGGCGGTGATTTTATTCGGCATGTTCAAGATTTATATCAAAAAGGCTATAACCGTATCGTGCCGATTTTCCCAACTGTTGATGGTCGATATGCTGTTTTGCATGAAAATGAAATGTATTACCTCATGCCATGGCTAGCAAATGAAGAAAAAGAAAACCGATATGAGCGCCACCATCAGCTCTTTCGTGAGTTAGCCAGACTTCATTCCTTATCTTCAAAGGAAATAACAATCAAAAAAGAAGAGAGAACGGAGCATTATGAAAAAACATTGCAGGAATGGGAAAAGGAACTGGAATTTTTAGAAGGATTTTTGGAGACCTGTGAGCAAAGGGAATATATGTCTCCCTTTGAATTATCGTATATACTTTCTTATCATGATATCTATCAGGCTTTAAATTTCTCGATAAAAAAATTAAAAGATTGGTATGAGAAGACGAAGGACAGTGAAAAGGCGCGTATTGTAACGGTTCACGGAAAAATCTCAACTGAACATTTTTTATATAATGAAAAGGGTTATGGTTATTTCTCAAATTTTGAACGAGCCAAACAAGGCTCGCCGATTCATGATATATTACCATTCCTTTCACGAACATTGAAATCCTATCCAAAAAGATCAGAAGAATGTATTGAATGGATTTATACGTATCTGAAATTTTCCCCATTTAAAGAGGATGAATTCCTCCTATTTCAAAGCTATTTTGCCCATCCAGGAGCTGTTATGCGTTCTGCAGAAAGGTATTTTAAAAACCGTTATGGGAATGGAGAAAGGAAATCGACGTTACATTTTCAGAAGCAATATTGGCTCCTTAAAAATACTGAATACGTTTTGATGCGAATGGAAGAAATAGAGCGGCAAAAAGCAGAAGCAAAGGCAGCTGCCCAACCAAAAGAAGAAGTCCAACCAAAAGAAGAAGCCCAAAATTAA
- the spoVID gene encoding stage VI sporulation protein D, producing the protein MSQGNQSCLRFSLEESVWFQKGQEVDDLITISLDPDILIQENDQYVTIQGALQLSGEYKRYYTGAVENEEIFKAPKFIQYVEEREEGVCEFTHYFPVDITIPNNRIQNIQEIDVIVESFDYVFPERSCMKLTANLTISGLYGDQQSSPSFEKEEEFETINRSSVAVSEVDPGTMERPSKEIVEEELPEEKEDIYIPFEAEARKQPELVEKEKRDLSEIKVEILDEIREEIIEEVKVRVEPEVSFTAQRSKKSTPTAEEIYKMPETEDIPEQEVEALEDAAEQDEEWVEEEFFEQEEQMAAAEKEEAAPKKKKMFSKKKSMTLTEFFARKTEDNIAKLKVCIVQNGDTVDTIAERYDITVQRLLSVNHIEINQDIYEGQVLYIPVTVAHQK; encoded by the coding sequence TTGTCTCAAGGAAACCAATCGTGTTTACGATTTTCTTTAGAAGAGTCCGTCTGGTTTCAAAAAGGACAGGAAGTAGATGATTTAATTACGATTTCCCTAGACCCAGATATTCTCATACAGGAAAATGATCAATATGTAACGATCCAAGGTGCTCTCCAGCTATCAGGCGAGTATAAGCGGTATTACACTGGGGCAGTTGAAAATGAGGAAATATTTAAAGCCCCAAAATTTATCCAATACGTTGAAGAAAGAGAAGAGGGAGTTTGCGAATTTACACATTACTTCCCAGTGGATATTACGATTCCGAATAATAGGATCCAAAACATTCAAGAAATTGATGTTATTGTTGAATCATTTGATTATGTATTTCCTGAGAGAAGCTGCATGAAATTAACAGCCAATTTAACTATTTCTGGCCTTTATGGTGATCAGCAGAGTTCCCCATCATTTGAAAAGGAAGAAGAATTTGAGACGATAAATCGATCTTCTGTCGCTGTTTCAGAAGTAGATCCAGGAACTATGGAAAGACCTTCTAAAGAAATAGTAGAAGAGGAGCTGCCTGAAGAAAAAGAAGATATTTATATTCCATTTGAAGCTGAAGCTAGAAAGCAACCAGAATTAGTCGAGAAAGAGAAAAGGGATTTAAGTGAGATAAAAGTAGAGATTTTAGATGAGATACGAGAAGAGATAATAGAAGAGGTAAAAGTGAGAGTAGAGCCAGAGGTCTCCTTCACTGCCCAAAGAAGTAAAAAATCAACACCAACTGCTGAAGAAATTTATAAAATGCCAGAAACTGAGGACATTCCTGAACAGGAAGTAGAGGCATTAGAGGATGCAGCTGAACAAGATGAAGAATGGGTAGAAGAAGAATTTTTTGAGCAAGAGGAACAAATGGCAGCAGCAGAAAAAGAAGAGGCAGCCCCGAAAAAAAAGAAAATGTTCTCCAAAAAGAAAAGCATGACATTAACGGAGTTTTTTGCGCGGAAGACGGAAGATAATATCGCAAAGTTAAAAGTATGTATCGTTCAGAATGGAGATACAGTCGATACGATTGCCGAAAGATACGATATTACTGTTCAAAGACTACTTAGTGTGAATCATATAGAAATAAATCAAGATATATATGAAGGGCAAGTTCTCTATATTCCAGTTACCGTAGCCCATCAAAAATGA
- the hemL gene encoding glutamate-1-semialdehyde 2,1-aminomutase yields the protein MRSYEKSIQAFKEAGTLMPGGVNSPVRAFKSVKMNPIFMERGKGSKIYDIDGNEYIDYVLSWGPLILGHSNDRVVESIKKVAEMGTSFGAPTVTENELAKLVIERVPSIEIIRMVSSGTEATMSALRLARGYTGRNKILKFEGCYHGHGDSLLIKAGSGVATLGLPDSPGVPESVAKNTITVPYNDLESVKYAFEHFGEDIACIIAEPVAGNMGVVPPQPGFLEGLREITTQYGALLIFDEVMTGFRVGYHCAQGYFNVTPDITCLGKVIGGGLPVGAYGGKAEIMEQIAPSGPIYQAGTLSGNPLAMTAGYETLSQLTPDSYKEFQRKGDMLEVGITAAAKKYDIPLTFNRAGSMIGFFFTNEDVINFETAKTSNLDYFASYYREMANQGVFLPPSQFEGLFLSTAHSDEDIEKTLQAVDIAFSKLKG from the coding sequence ATGCGCTCATATGAGAAATCTATTCAAGCTTTTAAAGAAGCTGGTACGTTAATGCCTGGAGGAGTGAACTCACCAGTTCGAGCATTTAAATCGGTAAAAATGAATCCAATTTTTATGGAAAGAGGAAAAGGCTCGAAAATTTACGATATTGATGGAAATGAATATATTGATTATGTTTTGTCATGGGGCCCATTAATCTTGGGACATTCCAATGATCGTGTTGTTGAGTCCATCAAGAAGGTTGCTGAAATGGGGACTAGCTTCGGCGCCCCAACTGTAACAGAAAATGAATTGGCTAAGCTTGTAATAGAAAGAGTCCCATCCATTGAAATCATTCGTATGGTGTCATCTGGAACAGAAGCAACAATGAGTGCTTTACGACTTGCCCGCGGTTATACTGGAAGGAATAAAATTTTGAAATTTGAAGGCTGTTATCACGGTCATGGCGATTCTCTGCTTATTAAGGCAGGATCAGGTGTTGCGACTCTCGGACTTCCAGATAGCCCTGGAGTGCCAGAAAGTGTAGCTAAAAATACGATTACAGTTCCTTATAATGATCTTGAAAGTGTTAAATATGCCTTTGAGCACTTTGGAGAAGATATTGCATGTATTATTGCAGAGCCAGTTGCAGGTAACATGGGTGTTGTCCCACCACAGCCAGGTTTCTTAGAAGGTTTGAGAGAGATTACAACTCAATATGGAGCGCTGTTAATTTTTGATGAAGTAATGACAGGCTTCCGTGTTGGATATCATTGTGCACAAGGGTATTTTAATGTCACACCAGATATTACTTGTTTAGGAAAAGTAATAGGCGGGGGACTTCCGGTTGGAGCATACGGCGGTAAAGCTGAAATTATGGAACAAATTGCACCGAGCGGGCCAATTTATCAGGCAGGAACGCTATCAGGGAATCCATTAGCGATGACTGCAGGCTATGAAACATTAAGCCAATTAACACCAGATTCATATAAGGAATTCCAGCGTAAAGGGGATATGTTAGAGGTAGGTATTACTGCAGCTGCCAAAAAGTATGATATTCCTCTTACATTTAACCGTGCTGGGTCTATGATTGGATTCTTCTTCACAAATGAAGATGTTATTAATTTTGAAACAGCTAAGACGTCAAACTTAGATTATTTTGCTTCTTATTATCGTGAAATGGCAAATCAAGGTGTATTTCTTCCACCTTCTCAATTTGAAGGCCTATTCCTATCAACTGCTCATAGTGATGAGGATATTGAAAAAACACTACAAGCAGTAGATATTGCTTTTTCAAAGCTTAAAGGATAA
- the hemB gene encoding porphobilinogen synthase yields MNIQFTRHRRLRQSENMRALVRENHLSIDDFIYPIFVAEGHNIKREISSMPGIYNLSLDHLEEEMDEVVSLGIKSVLLFGIPLEKDECGQQAYHDHGIVQEATRLIKDKYPEIIVIADTCLCEYTSHGHCGLIENGQVLNDPSLKLLVQTAVSQAKAGADIIAPSNMMDGFVAAIRAGLDEAGFENVPIMSYAVKYSSAFYGPFRDAADSTPQFGDRKAYQMDPANRMEALREAESDLIEGADFIIVKPGMPYLDIVRDVKNNINLPLVIYNVSGEYSMVKAAAENGWIDEERIVMEMLTGMKRAGCDLIITYHAKDAARWIKK; encoded by the coding sequence ATGAATATCCAATTTACGCGTCATAGAAGACTTCGTCAAAGTGAGAACATGAGAGCATTAGTCCGTGAAAATCATTTAAGCATAGATGATTTCATTTACCCAATTTTTGTTGCTGAGGGCCATAATATTAAAAGAGAAATATCCTCTATGCCTGGAATCTATAATTTATCATTGGATCATCTTGAAGAGGAAATGGATGAGGTTGTTTCATTAGGCATTAAATCTGTGCTTCTTTTCGGAATTCCACTTGAAAAGGACGAATGTGGACAGCAAGCTTATCATGACCATGGAATTGTACAGGAAGCTACGCGCCTTATTAAAGATAAGTATCCTGAAATAATTGTTATTGCTGATACTTGTCTCTGTGAATACACAAGTCATGGCCATTGTGGTTTAATCGAAAATGGACAGGTGTTAAATGATCCTTCCCTTAAATTATTGGTACAGACTGCTGTTAGCCAAGCAAAAGCAGGTGCAGATATTATTGCTCCTTCTAATATGATGGATGGATTCGTTGCCGCCATTCGTGCAGGACTTGATGAGGCGGGCTTTGAAAATGTACCGATTATGTCCTATGCGGTGAAATATTCTTCAGCCTTCTATGGTCCATTCCGGGATGCTGCTGATAGTACTCCGCAATTTGGAGATAGAAAAGCTTATCAAATGGATCCTGCAAACCGGATGGAAGCATTACGGGAAGCAGAGTCTGATTTAATAGAGGGTGCAGACTTTATCATTGTTAAGCCTGGAATGCCTTATCTTGATATCGTTCGCGATGTGAAAAATAATATAAATCTGCCGCTTGTTATTTATAATGTGAGTGGAGAATATTCAATGGTAAAAGCAGCTGCAGAGAACGGTTGGATCGATGAAGAAAGAATTGTAATGGAAATGTTGACTGGAATGAAACGAGCAGGCTGTGACTTAATCATTACATATCATGCAAAAGATGCAGCTAGATGGATAAAAAAGTAA
- a CDS encoding uroporphyrinogen-III synthase translates to MTRQTLPLQGKTVLVPRGKEQAKSFSDLVNSYGGIPVEIPLIAFKPLKETKEIVERLNQLHLYDWIIFTSDITVETFLEFSDHIRKSKLPRIAAIGRKTAGCLTQAGFNVDFIPNEYVAEGFVKEFLSLIEPGIKILIPKGNLARDYICTTLTEKGAFVDEIIIYETFFPEESREQLIERISANNLDILPFTSPSTVDHFMKVIRENNLVQKLDECIISCIGPVTKARIESYGFKIHCEPRIYTVDHMIKSIIEYLIVEDK, encoded by the coding sequence ATGACCCGTCAGACCCTCCCTCTACAAGGAAAAACAGTATTAGTACCGAGAGGGAAGGAACAGGCAAAATCCTTTTCTGATCTTGTTAATAGCTATGGCGGAATACCAGTTGAAATCCCACTCATAGCCTTCAAACCTTTAAAGGAAACAAAGGAAATTGTTGAGAGATTAAACCAGTTGCATTTGTATGATTGGATTATTTTTACAAGTGATATAACTGTAGAAACATTCCTTGAGTTTAGTGATCATATTCGAAAAAGCAAGCTGCCGAGAATTGCAGCGATTGGCAGGAAGACGGCAGGCTGCTTAACGCAAGCAGGTTTTAACGTAGATTTTATACCAAACGAATATGTTGCTGAAGGCTTCGTTAAAGAGTTTTTGTCACTTATTGAACCAGGAATAAAGATATTGATCCCTAAAGGGAATCTAGCTCGAGATTATATATGTACTACTTTAACGGAAAAGGGCGCTTTTGTTGATGAAATAATCATATATGAGACTTTTTTTCCTGAGGAAAGCAGAGAGCAATTAATTGAAAGAATTTCAGCTAATAATCTGGATATCTTGCCATTTACAAGTCCATCAACAGTTGATCATTTTATGAAGGTTATTAGGGAAAATAACCTTGTACAAAAGCTTGATGAATGTATTATTAGCTGTATTGGTCCAGTAACAAAAGCAAGAATTGAATCGTATGGGTTCAAAATTCATTGTGAACCACGAATTTATACGGTCGATCATATGATAAAAAGCATTATTGAGTATTTAATAGTGGAAGATAAATAA
- the hemC gene encoding hydroxymethylbilane synthase — MRKIIVGSRRSKLALTQTNWVIDQLKAIDPSFDFEVKEIVTKGDQILDVTLSKVGGKGLFVKEIEQAMLDKEIDMAVHSMKDMPAMLPEGLVIGCIPEREDHRDALISKGHIRFSELKPGSVIGTSSLRRAAQILARRPDLEIKWIRGNIDTRLAKLETDEYDAIILAAAGLKRLGWATDVVTEFLDPDICLPAIGQGALSIECRGNDGELLELLNKFSCKQTDATVRAERSFLHEMEGGCQVPIAGFAEINKQDEIVLTCLVGSPDGKIIYSEQVKGSNPEELGKEAANLLIQQGAKKLIDQVKKELDGE, encoded by the coding sequence ATGAGAAAAATTATTGTTGGTTCGCGCAGAAGTAAACTTGCATTAACACAAACAAATTGGGTTATTGATCAATTAAAAGCTATAGATCCTTCCTTTGATTTCGAGGTAAAGGAAATCGTTACAAAAGGTGATCAGATATTGGATGTTACGCTATCTAAGGTTGGTGGAAAGGGATTGTTTGTAAAGGAAATCGAACAGGCAATGCTTGATAAAGAAATTGATATGGCTGTCCATAGTATGAAGGACATGCCGGCTATGCTTCCAGAAGGACTAGTTATCGGCTGTATTCCTGAAAGAGAAGACCATAGAGATGCACTCATTTCTAAAGGGCATATTCGTTTTTCAGAGCTTAAGCCTGGATCTGTTATTGGAACAAGCAGCTTACGAAGAGCGGCTCAAATATTAGCACGCCGTCCAGACTTAGAGATTAAATGGATTAGAGGAAATATTGATACAAGACTAGCGAAACTAGAAACCGATGAATATGATGCAATCATTTTAGCTGCCGCTGGTTTAAAAAGATTGGGTTGGGCTACAGATGTAGTAACAGAGTTTTTAGATCCAGATATTTGCTTACCTGCAATTGGTCAAGGGGCACTATCAATCGAGTGCCGAGGAAATGACGGAGAGCTTCTAGAATTATTAAATAAATTCTCATGCAAACAAACAGATGCTACTGTAAGGGCTGAACGGTCATTCCTTCATGAAATGGAAGGAGGCTGCCAAGTACCTATTGCAGGGTTTGCAGAGATCAATAAGCAAGATGAAATTGTTTTAACATGCTTAGTCGGATCCCCTGATGGCAAAATTATTTATTCAGAACAAGTAAAAGGTAGCAATCCTGAAGAGCTTGGAAAAGAAGCTGCTAATTTGTTAATTCAGCAAGGTGCAAAAAAATTAATTGATCAAGTAAAAAAGGAGCTTGATGGCGAATGA